The Montipora capricornis isolate CH-2021 chromosome 3, ASM3666992v2, whole genome shotgun sequence genome includes the window AAGGGATTGGGAATGGGTAAGAAAAATTTTGCTATTATCGAGTAATACAATAATTTTACGTGGATACCTTTTTAGCTTGAAATCCAAGGCATTGTAATCATGACGTAAAAACACTGGAAATGCCGTCACGAATGAGACATGACCTTGACACAACAACGTCAACACGAGCACCAGAAGTCGGGTCTAGACTACTATGCACGCCATCGCATCATTTGACGATGTGTTGTGTTTGCTAAATCTATCTATAAGGAGGTGCAACAAGACTGTCATGATTTCCAAGTTATTGTGAGCTCAGAAGCCTATACATGTTATAAGTGCTAAGCAGAAAGTGTTTATGGCATAAGCAAATACTACACAGTTTCTAAACGTGACACTAAACTATGCCTAAGGGCGCAGACTTTGACCGGAGACGCACGATGGACAAACACAATGGGAGGTTCAAGTCCGCCAAGACTGAAGCTCTGGAAGTGACTACTTTGTTGACCATTTCTTATAGATGTTCTTCACTTTTTCGCAGCACCGGTCTTTCCCCTCACTCTTGAGTATATGGGACAGCACGGTGTCCTCTTTGAAATGCTGCACAACTGTAGAGCGCGGTGGCATCTTGGGAAGCGGACGAAAAAGTACTCAATGGCCTGAGAGGAGTTGGACAGGTGTTCCACTGCCGCCTTGAACCAGATATGAAGGTTGCGACTTTACTCCCCTCCTCGTCAACGTTATCCTCAAAGTGCTTCAGCTGTCAGACCTGATTTGTTTGGTACCGCAGGAAGTCGGAGATCTTTTTGGCTTTAGCGTGCTGTACCGCATACTTCCTCAGGTGGCTGTCCTCGCGCATTTTTGCTCTTACTTCGTGTTTTGTGAGAAGTCGGCCAGCTTCAATCTCTTCTCTAAAGACACTATCAATGACCACTTTGTCAGCCGCGTCGAGCTGTGTCTTGGGACATTTCTCAGAGCCAGTAAGACCATAAATAACATGCTTTCCAGGAAGTCCCAGCCCCTCTACAAGGGGGAGGTCATCGTCGCTCTCCGACACTCTCCGAACTGCCAGTTGTTGGCCGTAACGCTGCACTTTTGCTGGGCTTTTGGTCATCAGCGGCACTTTGGCATTCCTCTGTTGGCACGGCCTCGTCGATGATGTTTCGCATAAGGGCATGGGCAGCGCTGGCTCGCTTGGTGTTTACTTTCAGCACATAGTTTTTATCCGCGGTGGACTCTTTGTGCTTTATATGCGAATTGATGGTTCTTTTTTTTCGTTGGTGACATTTCGGCGGCGCTTGAAGAAAATAACTTGCGGATTTTGGTGGCCGTGACCGTCACGTCATGTCGCATGCCTGCCCTTCTAAAAGCCTttccaacgcgtcggccaatgGTTCCTTTCCGGAAGCCGTGCCCATCATCCTTTATGAATACATAATCTACGCCACTGGCGACGAAACAGGGACGAAGGTGCCTCACGTAAAGCTTTATGTAAGCATACAGGCGCTCATCCATAACAATCACCGCTGGACCTTGATGTCGAGTGGTCTTGTGCTCATCGACAATTAATGTCCAACGCCTCTTAGACTCGGTAAATTCCGCCTGCTCAAAACGTACAATTTTCGCGTTCTCCAACGGCCCCGGTCTTGATCCGTTTTCGTACATCGCCGTCACTAAAAGGTAATCTCTTACACAAATAAACTCATTCTTGGTGAGGAGGCGATGGTTTATTGCCTCGCCCAAAAGCTTAATGGCGGTCTTTTCCAGCTGAGATCCCTCGAACTGCCTGATATCCTCCGCATTGATCTTAGTGATGCTGTTATTTACTTTCCTGGTGGTCGTCTGGTTGGCCGTTCTTCTATGGATTGTAGCGCGGCAGTCCGGCAAACGAGTGTTTAAGCGGATGATGGCTTCCTTGTCATCTTCAGTGAGCAGGCCCTTCTtataaaacaaatttttatggATGAACGTAATGAAAAGCTCGAGACTTCTTATGTAAACTTTAAGGGTGCTGCCCGTCAACTCTTTGTTGGTCAGTTTGGGGCCAGCGAACTTGTCCCAAAAGTCTAACCCGTCATTCCTCACAAGGCAACTCAGATCGTCTCTTTGAGGGTCGATGGTGTCCAGGATGATATTCACTTGCCGCGTCTGTATTAAGGCTTGCTCTTCCGAGTGGCACCCTCCTTCGACGTGCATAAGGTACATGAAGAAGGTGGAAACAAAGTGCCTCCTTGTGGTTGCATCCCTGTCCTTAAGTTGCCGATAGAAATCCGCCCACTTCATGCCGCCTTCAGGCTGAGGCTCCGCTTTATCGCCATAATCATCAGTAGATTCTTCGAGGGAGTCATCAGAATCATCATCATATTTTACCTCAGCTGAGATTTGGCTGCTGGTATCTGACTCCACCTCTACTTTCCTTTCTCTGGGGGTTTGGGGCACGGTTCCTCGGACGACGATGCTGCCTGGTTGTCGTTGCTGCTGCTCTTCTTGACGACTAGTTTTGTTAATTACAAATTATGATCTAAAATCtacataaattataaactaAAGACTATACTTGAGTTTGCTAACGACTACCACTTAGCATGTACaggcaaaaaaaattcaacaataTTTCTACCGCGACATTTAAGACAGATTACTTTAAAGAAACAAATTATCGCAATCAAAAACGTTAAAAACTCTATTCAAATAAAGCGACTAAAACGAGTCAATAGATTGATTCCTTAAATTCCCTTGGTAAGCTGTTCCATATTAATATTCAACTAAAGAAATTTTCACGGAAAGCATTTGAACGAGAAAGATTTGTCTTAAAATGCAATCCTGAGCACGCACGGCGCGTTTGACCCTCATGAACAAGAGAAATAATATTTGAACTCGCGAGTTAGTTCTATGTGCCCGTAAAGGCGTTTATAAAAGGAAATTAGGTCAGTAATTTGGTGGCAATAACATAAGTTTGACTAAGCGATCCCCTCAGGATCAATAACAATTCCTTAACATCAAACGCGTAGCTCTCCTTTGAATGTTTTCAACCAGGAGTAAGTTGCCGATGACTGATTGCGGCTCCCAAAACTGAGAGCAAAAACAAATGTGTGGGCGCACTAAGGAACAGTGAAGTCGCAAAAGCGCAACACTTCCAACATACCTGCGTAGTTGCTTTCAAGACAGCCTAGCATCTTTTTAGTATTTGCTTTAGCGACAATCATTACTATGCGAGCCTTCCAAGAGGTGTCATTTCAAATCACAATACCTAGATCCCTTTCGGATATGACAACCTCTACATTAATACCACTATAAGGACGAACTGGGCTAAGGCGCTTCCTAGATATACGCAAGTTACTGCAAATATAATTCTcaagctcattaataattcGTAAGGTTATTAGATAATTGGAGTGCCCCATTTTGGTCAGGTGCATGTTTTTCATACCCAATAAAACTACAGATCAAGAAAGGCCCGAGTTAAAAAACTGATCAGAAGACACTAATCAAGTCAAAATCAAATGACGAACTCAGCTGGAATATTGCTACATCGAAAAAGCTAACCAAAAAGATCGCTTCTGGAATCGGTACCATGAAACGTGTTAGGCACCTGGTTCCTcagacgacgacgtgaaatcaccaaatttgaggttttgacgacgaTATAAGCATGCAACGTTAACAGAGAACCTGtcgttctctattttcactctgcaaccgctcgtaccaatttactttcaggatacttcgcccatattgtaggacgtgaacgagactaaataatcgcgaaagacttatgatagaacCATGTTATATTTCagggtgacgttttcgtcgaccgtcgttAAGTTGAACTCCCCAACGCAAGCAACCAGGAGTGTCGGTCAGTGAATTGTGGCTGATCAGCTAACACTGAACTCTCTTTGGGGATTTTATTGCTGCTGTTCAAAGAACAGAAATGTTAAGAAAGGATTCTTGGAGGGATCCAGCACATGAACATAATAATTAACTTATGCTGATGTAGACGGCGAGCAGTCTACCTTTTGCTCCAAAATCATTGAAGCGAACCAGtactttcaaaatggctgaaggTGCGAGTCGTAATATACCGCAGACGTTATGCAGAGGAACGCAAACCttcttgctaaaatccgtgctgcacgtgcagcaccaTTATTCAAGAGGTAGTGTGGcgcagtggttagggcgcttgcctcgagatccggagatcctgggtttctcagctgcacttgtaaatagccaactggtttgcctccggccagtcgggattcttaacagttgttgttgttgctgttctgttccgtcgtttcgttgtgtttcattggccctgaaaagcacctatggggagcggtcaattaagaaacaaagtaaataaatatttatgctgcctcttttaaccaatgatattcttgttttgttatGTGGTCGGCAACCTGCACGACATTATTTCGatttcgcggctcggtaaatatctgcTACTAGCCACCTCCACCCTTGTGATTgctaattattaaaaaaatgaaccacggatatcagatttccttctttttcattggctcgTCGGACACATACCTGCTGTACCTgttaatatggtcaaggaacgcgtcagccaTAAAGCGAGATGAAAACATTTTTCCCATTTTGTGCCACATAAAATCAACATAGAAGAGTTGTTGGAGtttttgataaaacaattatcccaaaagggcttgctggatatataATGATTATATCGCgtcctcgtagaataattgttaatctGTTAATGATCATTCACAAAGCGCCAAGTGAATCAAATGTACGAGTGCTTTTAGTTACCTGATTCATTTGAAGGTTTTGGCAATTGAGAGACGTATCTGGAAATCACAAAGGCTGTTCTGTGGGAGTACTTCCGTCATTGCTTGCTGTTTGCAAGTCAAAGGAACGAAACTGACGAAAACGACATCTCATAAAAGTCAACTTTCTCAGCGGAGAGCAGATTAGTCGCGTGAGTTGAATCAGACCCATCCTGTATTCGTTATGAATGACGAAATAGATGCATGGGTTTATTGCACTGTTTGCATGTCCGACAAACAGACAATAAAACATTATAGTATCAGGGACATCGCAATGCACGTATTTCTCACTGAAGAAATTCAAGAAAAAGATTACGTGGTATGGCAGCCAACAAGCTGCGAAAAGGCTGACGATGATTATGAGCAGTTTCAGGAGTTTCTTTCTCGCTTGTGAATGAGGACGCTGTCCGCGGTGCATTTCGGTCGCAGCCTGTCCAGGAATACTGCGATGCCAAACTTTGAAGACTAtgcaagaataaagtactgttATGATTACCAGCGGTAGGGCGTAGAGCACTGTAAATTGGATGATGGTATAATCACTGCCGGTCATGCGAAGCGGCGGCCATTCTTCGTTGCAATAGAAATCACCATCGTATTCTATCATTTTGTTCGCGTAAAGCAGTGGAGAGCACATGAAGGCAGATATGATCCAAATGGGAACGATGACAAAGCGTGGCCGTTTCAGTAAAGTCACATGTTTCAAAGGAAACCGGACCACCAAGAATCGATCGACCGATATCACCGTTAGTGATAGTATTGAACTAGCGATGGATACATCTTGAATGTAGCCAACCAGCTTACATATCAGAGTTCCAATCAACCCTCCAACAATCACCGCATAACTGTTTGTCAGCTGGACTTTTAGTTTGTAAGGCATGTGAAAGACTGTTATCAGCAGATCTGCCACCGCCATGTTCACAATCAAGTAATGAGTTAAAGTTCGCATGTTACGATTTTTGCGTACAATCCACACGACCGTGCTGTTGCCGAACAAGGATACAAGCATTGCCACCACATACAGCGTCGTTCTTGTGTAACGTTTGACTGGTGTATATTCTTCCTCCTCAGGGCAGTCAAATGTAGGATCATCCCACCGAATAAGCTCCCGTTGAGATCCATTATTGATCAAGTCTTCCAGACGGTCACATCTTGAACGATCTGGCATCAAAAGTTGACATTGTTATGTGCTTCTGCTCATTAATTAAACAGAAGCAAAAAGTAACCTTACTTTTCTTGATACCAttaagagaaaaggaaagaaaaaactaTTATTTGAAATGGGGACCGGGAAAAGGGGAATATCATGTTTAAGAAAAGGCGAATCACCAGAACGTATGGGGAATATTTAAAACCAGCAAATTCTAAAACTTTCGTtataaaaatctgcgataaaatagttttaaacaTACTAAGGACTAAAAAGCtttttaaaagtttaaaaacgACGACATTTGGGCGCTACCTAACGTCATTGTGaagtcaaatgaaaaaaaaatgattataaATACTTGAGGCACATTTGTTACAAAAATGGATTACAAGTTAAACAAAAAGCTCAGCACAAACGGAATCTGCTTGAGTATTTAAAGAAGGCTTGAGGTTTCTAATGAGTAGCATGTCCAAAACCAAACAATCGATTTCTTTTGCTCAGCAATGCGAAGTGGTCTGCCAAAGATAATCTGCACTGCACAGATCACATGAAgcgaggatacctaaacttcgagccaggattcgagctaggatccgagccgggattcgagctaggacccgagccaggattccagccaggattcgagctaagatgagctttctccgctatttattctcgaatctatcggttaggttaggtctcgaatcggttaggttaggtctagttaggttACTAGTCTAGTttggtctagttagggttagggtaggtctcgattaggttaggttaggtctcggttaggtctcgaatcctggctcggatcctaccTCGGATCCCGGCTCGGTTacggttaggttagggttagggttagggttagggttgggtttagggttagggttagggttagcataTCATTctctttcctttgtctttgtctctttcaagctgaattttatatatcgaaagtggcctattgcgtGAGAGCAAATTGACGTTTGGTTTTGGAAATGCCCTTCATTCGATTGATAGAAAACTCAAGCCTTCCTTAAATACTCAAGGATATTCCATGCTGAGCTTTTTGTTTAACTCTTAACATTATTTTATCTATTGTATCAATGTTTTcgcaagtaactgtcaactttattgtcaatttttcactcgtgaatttgcgcggtctggaatccttatgagaccttatgagatataaggcgagattgctgCCATCATTTcgttagcgaacgggactttgggcgtgatgcccaacgagtttgccaagcagaaaggtctctgataagtaccttggtcgggatgaaacgagcctcgtaagactaaccacgaacaatgtattttcacaagtaactgtcaactttatagTGTGTTTAGTATTTATAATCAATTTCCAATTTTTAGTACGAAGAACTGTTAGGTTTAGAATGGGACATCATCCGTCAAGTATTACTAAGCAACAAAACATTTCCTGATCAAAAATTCCGGTGTTAGATGTCAATATTCCAAAGGGTCGGACACAATGTGATGCCTTACTTGACGCAAAAGAGGTTTAAAATTCTACAAATTCTTTGTTAGACCACGCATAGTGGTGGGTAAGTATCTCGAAATATTTCATCTAGGGGTAGGTGAGTCAAGTGGTCTCTTGAGACCAAACTGGGAAATGTCGCTGACCTACTCCCCTAAAGAAAATCTGTGGTCGATATCCGAAATCGTCGACGGCGAGAGAAGGGTAAGTCGCGTGTCCCGTTCTTAGCGGatcagtccgccattttgatgttACTTTGCTGTGGAAGTTCACATTGTACGGACAGACGTACGGGctgcacaacaattttgtgaaaggtaAAGAATTTTCGCTACGTCTGAAAGGGAAGTTTTGGTCTATTTTGTGGCATCTATTTTATCTGGAGGGAATCTACCTGCCTACTTTACAACAACAAGCACGTTTATGGCATTTAATTAAATTACTACATGAGTCATGGTTTATTCAAATGTGCCTTTgtcgcttttattttcctttgcttttaatATTGGCAAATGAGGTTGAAGCAAATCCCGTTGATCAGCGCTCCGGACCAAGGCCACTTCCCTTTTTCATCGTACGTGCTCGTACGTGCAAGACTTTGCACTAACCGTTCGGTACAGCTCGTTACCTTTTTGAGTGAATAATGATGTTAGGAtagcgtcgaaacgtcgtcgtttttgaattttaaatgtttaaaaaaatgttatcgcagtttttttttttattttcaaaatcacttcttttaCGTTAAACCCGAAAATGGGGTTTCTTTAAATGGTTCAGTTTAAATAACAATAGatcctttgcataaatggcgcccaaatttgaataacaatacttgatacatccttagcctcacattcatgagaaaaatcctttgtcttgaaacataaaaacgaggctaaggatgtatcaagtattgttaatcaaatttgggcgccatttatgcaatgtGTCTATGAGCTATATGAGCTAAGGTGAATCAAAAGAAGATTTTACATTGAAACGTCAAACTGTTAAATCAATCCTTTTTCGCGAGACAATGTAGCACAAtataaatagaaaaaataaatgaaccTCTACTGAAGTAACTACCTGACCCCTTTGCGGAGGGCAACACcaataagcacaagcacaacGGTTTgcacgccatcttgaatcttacTTGATCTTCGCCGACGTTACTGCGCTTGCGTATACCACTCATCCTTGTGCTTATCGCATAAGTGAGAACCAGGTTTTAAAGGAGTTCGACTGGCAGAAAGTTCTCCAAAGAAAATCGACTGAGGGTAcagaaaattaatgaaaaactgCAATCATCGAACTCCCTCATTCTCTCTTTTGCCATTGGCAAATCAGTTGTGTTCAATGTAAgatagttttgtattttaatttcgtGCTCAGTCGTTACCTTGAAAATGTTGCGATTTCCTTCAACTGAAACAAGTACAGTACTAGGCAGCAACAGGagctcccatacttggcctaggAATCAACCTTATCCGGAGTAG containing:
- the LOC138041187 gene encoding neuropeptide SIFamide receptor-like isoform X2; translation: MLVSLFGNSTVVWIVRKNRNMRTLTHYLIVNMAVADLLITVFHMPYKLKVQLTNSYAVIVGGLIGTLICKLVGYIQDVSIASSILSLTVISVDRFLVVRFPLKHVTLLKRPRFVIVPIWIISAFMCSPLLYANKMIEYDGDFYCNEEWPPLRMTGSDYTIIQFTVLYALPLVIITVLYSCIVFKVWHRSIPGQAATEMHRGQRPHSQARKKLLKLLIIIVSLFAACWLPYHVIFFLNFFSEKYVHCDVPDTIMFYCLFVGHANSAINPCIYFVIHNEYRMGLIQLTRLICSPLRKLTFMRCRFRQFRSFDLQTASNDGSTPTEQPL
- the LOC138041187 gene encoding QRFP-like peptide receptor isoform X1 → MPDRSRCDRLEDLINNGSQRELIRWDDPTFDCPEEEEYTPVKRYTRTTLYVVAMLVSLFGNSTVVWIVRKNRNMRTLTHYLIVNMAVADLLITVFHMPYKLKVQLTNSYAVIVGGLIGTLICKLVGYIQDVSIASSILSLTVISVDRFLVVRFPLKHVTLLKRPRFVIVPIWIISAFMCSPLLYANKMIEYDGDFYCNEEWPPLRMTGSDYTIIQFTVLYALPLVIITVLYSCIVFKVWHRSIPGQAATEMHRGQRPHSQARKKLLKLLIIIVSLFAACWLPYHVIFFLNFFSEKYVHCDVPDTIMFYCLFVGHANSAINPCIYFVIHNEYRMGLIQLTRLICSPLRKLTFMRCRFRQFRSFDLQTASNDGSTPTEQPL